One region of Blastocatellia bacterium genomic DNA includes:
- a CDS encoding DUF2281 domain-containing protein: MHQVSLEEAKTQLPDLIDAAVGGEEIIIAKDAEHLVKLVPIATAKSRPQFGSAKGLITMSDDFDEPLEDFKEYME; this comes from the coding sequence ATGCACCAAGTTAGTCTGGAAGAAGCAAAAACGCAGTTACCTGATCTCATAGACGCTGCCGTCGGGGGCGAAGAGATCATCATTGCGAAGGACGCTGAACACCTCGTAAAGCTCGTCCCTATCGCGACGGCCAAGTCGCGCCCTCAGTTCGGTAGTGCCAAAGGATTGATAACCATGTCGGATGATTTTGATGAACCGCTCGAAGACTTTAAAGAATACATGGAATGA